Proteins co-encoded in one Ruegeria pomeroyi DSS-3 genomic window:
- the rpsA gene encoding 30S ribosomal protein S1, translating into MANASMEEFEALLNESFEMDTPEEGSVVKGKVIAIEAGQAIIDVGYKMEGRVELKEFANPGEAPEISIGDEVEVYLRAAENARGEAVISREMARREEAWDRLEKAYADDQRVEGAIFGRVKGGFTVDLGGAVAFLPGSQVDVRPVRDAGPLMGLKQPFQILKMDRRRGNIVVSRRAILEESRAEQRAEVIGNLTEGQTVDGVVKNITEYGAFVDLGGVDGLLHVTDMAWRRVNHPNEILNIGETVKVQVIKINKDTHRISLGMKQLQEDPWDLVGAKYPLESVHTGRVTNITDYGAFVELEPGVEGLVHVSEMSWTKKNVHPGKIVSTSQEVEVMVLEIDGAKRRVSLGLKQTMRNPWEVFAETHPEGTVVEGEVKNITEFGLFIGLPGDIDGMVHLSDLSWDERGEDAIQNYRKGDMVKAVVSEVDIDKERISLSIKSVGGDKFAEAVGGVKRGSIITVNVTAIEDGGIEVEYEGMKSFIRRSDLSRDRADQRPERFSVGDKVDVRVTNVDSKTRRLGLSIKAREIAEEKEAVEQYGSSDSGASLGDILGAALKGDN; encoded by the coding sequence ATGGCTAACGCATCCATGGAGGAATTCGAAGCCCTCCTTAACGAAAGCTTCGAAATGGACACCCCCGAAGAGGGATCGGTTGTCAAAGGCAAGGTCATCGCGATCGAAGCGGGCCAGGCCATCATCGATGTCGGCTACAAGATGGAAGGCCGCGTCGAGCTGAAAGAATTCGCAAATCCCGGCGAAGCGCCTGAGATCTCGATCGGCGACGAGGTAGAAGTCTACCTGCGTGCCGCCGAGAACGCCCGTGGCGAAGCTGTCATCTCGCGCGAGATGGCCCGCCGTGAAGAGGCCTGGGACCGTCTGGAAAAAGCCTATGCCGACGACCAGCGCGTCGAAGGCGCGATCTTTGGCCGCGTCAAGGGTGGCTTTACCGTCGATCTGGGCGGTGCCGTGGCCTTCCTGCCCGGCTCGCAAGTCGACGTGCGCCCCGTGCGCGATGCCGGCCCGCTGATGGGTCTGAAGCAGCCCTTCCAGATCCTGAAAATGGACCGTCGCCGTGGCAACATCGTCGTGTCGCGCCGCGCCATCCTGGAAGAAAGCCGCGCCGAACAGCGCGCCGAAGTCATCGGCAACCTGACCGAAGGTCAGACCGTCGACGGCGTGGTCAAGAACATCACCGAATACGGTGCGTTCGTTGACCTGGGCGGTGTGGACGGCCTGCTGCACGTCACCGACATGGCATGGCGTCGCGTCAACCACCCCAACGAGATCCTGAACATCGGCGAGACCGTCAAGGTCCAGGTGATCAAGATCAACAAGGACACCCACCGTATCAGCCTGGGCATGAAGCAGCTCCAGGAAGATCCGTGGGATCTGGTCGGCGCCAAGTATCCGCTGGAATCGGTGCATACCGGCCGCGTGACCAACATCACCGACTACGGCGCATTCGTCGAGCTGGAGCCGGGCGTCGAAGGCCTGGTGCACGTCTCGGAAATGTCCTGGACCAAGAAGAACGTCCACCCCGGCAAGATCGTTTCGACCAGCCAGGAAGTGGAAGTCATGGTTCTGGAAATCGACGGCGCCAAGCGTCGCGTTTCGCTGGGCCTGAAGCAGACCATGCGCAACCCGTGGGAAGTCTTTGCCGAGACCCATCCCGAGGGCACCGTGGTCGAGGGCGAGGTCAAGAACATCACCGAATTCGGTCTGTTCATCGGCCTGCCGGGCGACATCGACGGCATGGTTCACCTGTCGGACCTGTCCTGGGACGAGCGCGGCGAAGACGCGATCCAGAACTATCGCAAGGGTGACATGGTCAAGGCCGTCGTCTCCGAAGTCGATATCGACAAGGAACGCATCTCGCTGTCGATCAAATCGGTGGGTGGCGACAAGTTCGCCGAGGCCGTTGGCGGCGTGAAGCGCGGCTCGATCATCACCGTGAACGTCACCGCGATCGAGGATGGCGGCATCGAGGTGGAATACGAAGGCATGAAATCCTTCATCCGCCGCTCCGACCTGTCGCGTGACCGTGCCGATCAGCGCCCCGAGCGTTTCTCGGTCGGTGACAAGGTCGATGTGCGCGTCACCAACGTGGACAGCAAGACCCGCCGTCTGGGCCTGTCGATCAAGGCACGCGAGATCGCCGAAGAGAAAGAGGCCGTGGAACAGTACGGCTCGTCCGACTCGGGTGCATCGCTGGGCGATATCCTGGGCGCGGCTCTGAAGGGCGACAACTAA
- a CDS encoding NUDIX hydrolase, producing the protein MPDLAIRAFLASLVAIRSTPTGWQVLLLKRTQTLAGTWCQIAGKIEEGETAWRAALRELEEETGLTPMQLYSADICEQFYEAHRDAITIAPVFVAFVDPDQTVRLNHEHSAHRWVSFEEAAEMVTFGGQRRVLRWVEEEFVKRAPAEQLRIDPAG; encoded by the coding sequence GTGCCAGATCTTGCGATCCGTGCCTTTCTCGCCTCTCTTGTGGCGATCCGGTCCACCCCGACGGGGTGGCAGGTTCTGCTGCTGAAGCGGACCCAAACGCTTGCCGGCACATGGTGTCAAATCGCGGGCAAGATCGAAGAGGGAGAGACCGCCTGGCGGGCGGCGCTGCGCGAGCTTGAGGAGGAAACCGGGCTGACGCCCATGCAGTTATACTCCGCTGATATCTGCGAGCAGTTCTACGAGGCCCATCGGGATGCGATCACAATCGCCCCCGTATTCGTGGCCTTTGTCGATCCGGATCAGACCGTGCGCCTCAATCACGAACACAGCGCCCATCGCTGGGTCAGTTTCGAGGAGGCCGCCGAGATGGTCACCTTTGGCGGTCAGCGTCGGGTCTTGCGCTGGGTTGAAGAAGAATTCGTGAAGCGCGCGCCTGCCGAACAGCTTCGGATCGACCCGGCCGGGTAA
- the ihfB gene encoding integration host factor subunit beta, which translates to MIRSELIQKIADENPHLYQRDVERIVNTVFEEVTDAMARGDRVELRGFGAFSVKKRDARIGRNPRTGDTVHVEEKHVPFFKTGKLLRDRLNGKA; encoded by the coding sequence ATGATCCGTTCGGAACTGATCCAGAAGATTGCCGACGAAAACCCGCATCTCTACCAGCGGGATGTCGAGCGGATCGTGAACACCGTTTTTGAGGAAGTCACCGACGCCATGGCGCGCGGCGACCGGGTCGAGCTGCGCGGTTTCGGCGCGTTCTCGGTCAAGAAGCGGGACGCGCGCATTGGTCGCAATCCCAGGACCGGCGATACGGTCCATGTAGAGGAAAAGCACGTGCCGTTCTTCAAGACCGGCAAGCTGCTGAGGGATCGCCTGAACGGAAAAGCCTGA
- a CDS encoding lipopolysaccharide assembly protein LapA domain-containing protein encodes MRYIRYAFLATLGILLVSVSLANRQMVTLSLLPEDLAHLLGVNFSLTLPLFLVVLGGIAAGVVIGFVWEWLREHKHRRTADVKHREVRKLEREVKSLKKKQNEGKDEVLAILDDAAA; translated from the coding sequence ATGCGCTATATTCGCTACGCCTTTCTTGCAACGCTCGGGATTTTGTTGGTCTCGGTGTCGCTGGCCAATCGCCAGATGGTGACGCTGAGCCTGCTGCCCGAGGATCTGGCCCATCTGCTGGGGGTCAACTTCTCGTTGACGCTGCCGCTGTTCCTGGTGGTGCTGGGCGGGATCGCGGCGGGCGTGGTGATCGGTTTCGTCTGGGAATGGCTGCGCGAGCACAAGCATCGCCGCACCGCCGACGTCAAGCACCGCGAGGTGCGCAAGCTTGAGCGCGAGGTCAAATCGCTCAAGAAAAAGCAGAACGAGGGCAAGGACGAGGTTCTGGCGATCCTCGACGATGCCGCCGCCTGA
- a CDS encoding phosphoribosylanthranilate isomerase, translating into MADDIRVKICGLSDPEHLRVAAEAGARYMGFVFFAKSPRHLTVERAAELAVSVPVGVAKVALVVNANDAELEAITTAVPLDMLQLHGKESPERVAEIKARFGLPVMKAVGVAEAADLAQIDLYSEVADQLLIDAKPPQGAELPGGNGLAFDWRLLAGRKYWRKPWMLAGGLTPENVGEAIRLTGARQVDVSSGVETTPGVKDAGLIREFLAAARAD; encoded by the coding sequence ATGGCTGACGACATTCGCGTCAAGATCTGCGGGCTGAGCGATCCCGAACACCTGCGCGTGGCCGCCGAGGCGGGCGCCCGTTATATGGGTTTCGTGTTCTTTGCCAAATCGCCCAGGCATCTGACGGTCGAGCGTGCTGCTGAACTGGCGGTCTCGGTCCCGGTCGGTGTGGCCAAGGTGGCGCTGGTGGTGAACGCAAATGATGCGGAGCTGGAGGCGATCACCACCGCCGTGCCGCTCGACATGCTGCAGCTTCACGGCAAGGAAAGCCCTGAGCGGGTGGCCGAGATCAAGGCGCGCTTTGGTCTGCCGGTGATGAAGGCGGTTGGTGTGGCCGAAGCGGCGGATCTGGCACAGATCGATCTCTATTCCGAGGTGGCCGACCAGTTGCTGATCGACGCCAAGCCACCGCAGGGGGCAGAGCTGCCCGGGGGCAACGGGCTGGCTTTTGACTGGCGGCTGCTGGCGGGCCGGAAATACTGGCGCAAACCCTGGATGCTGGCGGGCGGGCTGACGCCGGAAAATGTGGGCGAGGCGATCCGCCTGACCGGAGCGCGGCAGGTCGATGTCTCCTCGGGCGTCGAAACGACGCCGGGGGTGAAGGATGCCGGGCTGATCCGCGAGTTTCTGGCTGCTGCACGGGCGGATTAA
- the trpB gene encoding tryptophan synthase subunit beta — MANDLFNSFMSGPDEQGRFGIFGGRFVSETLMPLILSLEEEYEKAKTDPSFWAEMDDLWTNYVGRPSPLYFAERLTEHLGGAKVYMKRDELNHTGAHKINNVLGQIILARRMGKTRIIAETGAGQHGVATATVCAKFGLKCVVYMGAHDVRRQAPNVFRMRLLGAEVIPVTSGRGTLKDAMNDALRDWVTNVRDTFYCIGTVAGPHPYPAMVRDFQSIIGKEAKEQMMKAEGRLPDTIIAAIGGGSNAMGLFYPFLDDTSVNIIGVEAGGKGVNEKMEHCASLTGGRPGVLHGNRTYLLQDDDGQILEGYSISAGLDYPGIGPEHSWLHEVGRAKYVSITDMEALEAFKLCCATEGIIPALEPSHALAHVMKLAPELPKDHIIIMNMCGRGDKDIFTVAKFLGFDMSDTEGRDAED; from the coding sequence ATGGCCAACGACCTTTTCAATTCCTTCATGTCCGGGCCTGACGAACAGGGCCGGTTCGGGATTTTCGGAGGACGCTTCGTCAGTGAAACGCTGATGCCGCTGATCCTGTCGTTGGAAGAGGAATATGAGAAGGCCAAGACCGACCCGAGTTTCTGGGCGGAGATGGACGATCTTTGGACCAATTATGTGGGCCGACCCTCGCCGCTCTATTTCGCCGAGCGGCTGACCGAGCATCTGGGCGGCGCCAAGGTCTATATGAAGCGCGACGAATTGAACCATACCGGCGCACACAAGATCAACAACGTGCTGGGCCAGATCATCCTGGCGCGCCGCATGGGCAAGACCCGGATCATCGCCGAAACCGGTGCTGGACAGCATGGTGTGGCGACCGCGACGGTCTGCGCCAAGTTCGGCCTGAAATGCGTGGTCTATATGGGGGCCCATGACGTGCGCCGCCAGGCGCCCAACGTGTTCCGCATGCGTTTGTTGGGGGCCGAAGTGATCCCGGTCACCTCGGGCCGGGGCACGCTCAAGGACGCGATGAACGACGCGCTGCGCGACTGGGTGACCAATGTGCGCGACACGTTCTACTGCATCGGCACGGTTGCTGGCCCGCACCCCTATCCGGCGATGGTGCGCGATTTCCAGTCGATCATCGGCAAGGAAGCCAAGGAACAGATGATGAAGGCCGAAGGCCGTCTGCCCGACACCATCATCGCCGCCATCGGCGGTGGCTCTAACGCGATGGGCCTGTTCTACCCCTTCCTCGACGATACAAGCGTCAACATCATCGGGGTCGAGGCCGGCGGCAAGGGCGTCAACGAGAAGATGGAACATTGCGCCTCGCTGACCGGCGGGCGTCCGGGCGTTCTGCATGGTAACCGGACCTATCTGCTGCAGGACGACGATGGCCAGATCCTCGAAGGCTATTCGATCTCGGCGGGCCTCGACTATCCGGGCATCGGGCCGGAACATTCCTGGCTGCATGAGGTCGGGCGCGCCAAATACGTGTCGATCACCGATATGGAGGCGCTGGAAGCGTTCAAGCTCTGCTGTGCCACCGAGGGGATCATCCCAGCGCTCGAACCCAGCCACGCGCTGGCCCATGTGATGAAACTCGCACCAGAGCTGCCCAAGGATCACATCATCATCATGAACATGTGCGGCCGGGGCGACAAGGACATCTTTACGGTGGCCAAGTTCCTGGGATTTGACATGTCCGATACCGAGGGGCGCGACGCCGAGGATTGA
- a CDS encoding DUF2237 family protein — protein sequence MTPDPSLNVLGGALAPCSTDPVTGFFRDGHCNTCVQDQGSHTVCAVMTAEFLAYSKYVGNDLSTPRREFGFAGLKPGDRWCLCAARFMQAADEGCGPQVHLEATHRRALEVVPLEVLQRHAIGRD from the coding sequence ATGACCCCCGACCCGAGTCTCAATGTCCTTGGCGGGGCGCTGGCGCCCTGTTCGACCGATCCCGTCACCGGATTCTTCCGGGACGGGCATTGCAACACCTGTGTGCAGGATCAGGGCAGCCATACCGTCTGCGCGGTGATGACGGCCGAGTTTCTGGCCTATTCCAAATATGTCGGCAATGACCTCAGCACGCCCCGGCGCGAGTTCGGCTTTGCCGGGCTGAAGCCCGGCGACCGCTGGTGCCTGTGCGCCGCGCGCTTCATGCAGGCCGCCGACGAAGGCTGCGGCCCGCAGGTGCATCTGGAGGCGACCCACCGGCGCGCGCTCGAGGTGGTCCCGCTGGAGGTTTTGCAACGCCACGCCATCGGGCGCGACTGA
- a CDS encoding serine hydrolase domain-containing protein encodes MRVFGKWLGRALLALILAAGVIGVWKWEEINRLLAVNSLFNAEKIVANFSHMDAAFLTAPVARGNGPTSDLPHGAAYELPTGGTDWIEERAVTSLLVMKDGQIRFEEYYLGTSPDDRRISWSVAKSYLSALLGVLLEEGAIASIDDPVVKYVPQLKGSAYEPASIRNVLNMASGVTFDEDYFDKNSDINRMGRVVALGGTLDDFAASFTDSFAAPGETWQYVSIDTHVIGMVIRGATGRSVTDLLTEKILAPLGLERDGYYITDGAGVAFVLGGLNFTTRDYARFGQMILQDGSYGGKQVVPAGWIAASTAASAPTAAGKIGYGYQWWIPVGAGPGEFLARGVYGQYIYFDQPRGVMIVTTGADRGFRGEGVNEANIEMFRKIAQSL; translated from the coding sequence ATGCGCGTATTCGGAAAATGGCTGGGCCGGGCCCTGCTGGCCCTGATCCTGGCCGCCGGCGTTATCGGCGTCTGGAAATGGGAAGAGATCAACCGGCTGCTCGCGGTGAACTCTCTGTTCAACGCCGAAAAGATCGTCGCCAACTTCTCGCATATGGATGCGGCCTTTCTGACCGCCCCGGTTGCCCGGGGCAACGGCCCCACTTCGGACCTGCCCCATGGCGCCGCCTATGAGCTGCCCACCGGCGGCACCGACTGGATCGAAGAGCGGGCGGTCACCTCTCTTCTTGTCATGAAGGACGGCCAGATACGGTTCGAGGAATATTACCTCGGCACCTCCCCCGACGATCGCCGCATCTCGTGGTCGGTGGCCAAAAGCTATCTCTCCGCCCTGCTCGGTGTCTTGCTGGAGGAAGGCGCCATCGCCTCGATCGACGATCCGGTCGTGAAGTATGTGCCTCAGCTCAAGGGCAGCGCCTATGAGCCCGCCAGCATCCGCAACGTGCTGAACATGGCCAGCGGCGTCACCTTTGACGAGGACTATTTCGACAAGAATTCCGACATCAACCGGATGGGCCGGGTGGTGGCGCTGGGCGGCACGCTGGACGATTTCGCCGCCAGCTTTACCGACAGTTTCGCCGCCCCCGGCGAGACCTGGCAATATGTCTCGATCGACACCCATGTGATCGGCATGGTGATCCGGGGCGCCACCGGGCGCAGTGTCACCGACCTGCTGACGGAAAAGATCCTCGCGCCGCTGGGGCTGGAGCGTGACGGCTATTACATCACCGATGGCGCCGGGGTCGCCTTTGTGCTGGGCGGGCTCAATTTCACCACCCGCGATTATGCCCGGTTCGGCCAGATGATCCTGCAAGACGGCAGCTATGGTGGCAAGCAGGTGGTGCCGGCGGGCTGGATTGCCGCCTCGACCGCCGCCAGCGCCCCGACGGCGGCGGGCAAGATCGGCTATGGCTATCAATGGTGGATCCCGGTTGGTGCCGGTCCGGGCGAGTTTCTGGCGCGCGGCGTCTATGGCCAGTACATCTATTTCGATCAGCCGCGCGGGGTGATGATCGTCACCACCGGCGCCGATCGGGGTTTTCGCGGCGAGGGCGTGAACGAGGCCAACATAGAAATGTTCCGCAAGATCGCGCAAAGCCTGTAG
- the pth gene encoding aminoacyl-tRNA hydrolase: MRLFVGLGNPGAKYARNRHNIGFMALDRIAEDHGFGPWRVKFQGQIAEGRLGREKVLLLKPETFMNRSGQSVGEAMRFYKLDSTDITVLHDELDLAPGKVKVKAGGGHAGHNGLRSIHDHIGAAYDRVRLGIGHPGRKEAVAGYVLHDFARADEDWLEDVLRGVSEGAPHLAAGDGARFMNSVALRTAPPRPSTGTGRPPAKTPARAEEPPAPAASPAPATAPLPDARSPLQKLVDRFK; this comes from the coding sequence ATGCGACTGTTCGTCGGACTGGGAAATCCGGGCGCGAAATACGCCCGCAACCGGCACAACATCGGCTTCATGGCGCTGGACCGGATCGCCGAAGATCACGGCTTTGGTCCCTGGCGGGTCAAGTTCCAGGGCCAGATCGCCGAAGGCCGGCTGGGCCGCGAAAAGGTACTGCTGCTCAAGCCCGAGACCTTCATGAACCGCTCGGGTCAGTCGGTAGGCGAGGCGATGCGGTTCTACAAGCTCGACAGCACCGATATCACTGTGCTGCATGACGAGCTTGACCTTGCCCCCGGCAAGGTCAAGGTCAAGGCGGGCGGCGGCCATGCGGGCCATAACGGGCTGCGCTCGATCCACGACCATATCGGTGCCGCCTATGACCGGGTGCGGCTGGGCATCGGCCATCCCGGCCGCAAGGAAGCGGTGGCGGGCTATGTGCTGCACGATTTCGCCCGCGCCGACGAGGACTGGCTGGAGGATGTGCTGCGCGGCGTCTCGGAAGGCGCGCCACATCTGGCCGCCGGCGACGGGGCAAGGTTCATGAACTCGGTCGCCCTGCGCACCGCACCACCGCGCCCCTCGACCGGGACCGGGCGGCCCCCGGCGAAGACGCCCGCCAGGGCGGAGGAGCCGCCTGCCCCGGCAGCATCGCCCGCCCCGGCAACCGCCCCCCTGCCCGACGCCCGCAGCCCGCTGCAGAAACTGGTCGACCGCTTCAAGTAA
- a CDS encoding 50S ribosomal protein L25/general stress protein Ctc, producing MAGEIPDLVALERTGTGKGAARQARRDGMVPGIVFGGDNEPLPIQIPFNRLLKMLKAGRFKSTLFNLKVEGHEDVRVICRDVQRDVVKDLPTHLDLMRLRRTSRIKLFIHVDFVNHAAAPGLKKGGVLTVVRPEVELEVTAGDIPESITVDLTGLNIGDVVTISSVTLPAGAKPTVERDFVIANISAPSGLAASAAEEEDEEGESEE from the coding sequence ATGGCTGGAGAGATTCCTGATCTCGTAGCTCTGGAACGGACGGGGACAGGCAAGGGCGCCGCTCGTCAGGCACGCCGCGACGGCATGGTTCCTGGCATTGTGTTTGGTGGCGACAACGAGCCTCTGCCGATCCAGATCCCGTTCAACCGTCTGCTCAAGATGCTGAAGGCGGGCCGGTTCAAATCGACGCTCTTCAACCTCAAGGTCGAAGGCCACGAGGATGTCCGCGTGATCTGCCGCGACGTGCAGCGTGACGTGGTCAAGGACCTGCCGACCCACCTGGACCTGATGCGCCTGCGTCGTACCAGCCGGATCAAGCTGTTCATCCACGTGGACTTCGTGAACCACGCGGCGGCACCGGGCCTGAAAAAAGGCGGTGTGCTGACCGTTGTGCGCCCCGAGGTGGAACTGGAAGTCACCGCAGGCGACATCCCCGAAAGCATCACCGTTGATCTGACGGGCCTGAACATCGGCGACGTTGTGACCATTTCCAGCGTCACCCTGCCCGCAGGCGCCAAGCCGACCGTCGAGCGCGACTTCGTGATCGCCAACATCTCGGCTCCGTCGGGTCTGGCCGCCTCCGCTGCCGAGGAAGAGGATGAAGAAGGCGAATCCGAAGAGTAA
- a CDS encoding alpha-hydroxy acid oxidase: MAVITNIEDLKRIYERRVPRMFYDYAESGSWTEQTFRENSSDFDLIRLRQRVAVDMSGRSTASQMVGQDVAMPVALAPVGLTGMQHADGEIKAARAANEFGVPFTLSTMSINSIEEVAEATGRPFWFQLYTMRDTDYTSRLIQRAKAANCSALVITLDLQILGQRHKDLKNGLSAPPKLTPRTIANLMTKWAWGIEMLGAKRRNFGNIVGHVHGVSDTANLGAWTAEQFDPTLDWGKVAKLMEQWDGKVILKGILDAEDAKMAAKLGADAIVVSNHGGRQLDGALSSIRVLPEIMDAVGGDIEVHLDSGIRSGQDVLKALALGAKGTMIGRAFVYGLGAMGQKGVTTALEVIRKELDTTMALCGERNVADLGRHNLLVPEDFGGRWA, translated from the coding sequence ATGGCCGTCATCACCAATATCGAAGATCTCAAGCGCATTTATGAACGCCGCGTGCCGCGCATGTTCTACGATTATGCCGAGAGCGGCAGCTGGACCGAGCAGACCTTTCGCGAGAACTCCTCTGACTTCGACCTGATCCGCTTGCGCCAGCGGGTGGCGGTGGACATGTCGGGCCGCTCGACCGCCAGCCAGATGGTGGGGCAGGACGTGGCGATGCCGGTGGCGCTGGCGCCGGTGGGGCTGACCGGCATGCAGCATGCCGATGGCGAGATCAAGGCCGCCCGCGCCGCCAATGAATTCGGCGTGCCCTTTACGCTGTCGACCATGTCGATCAACTCGATAGAGGAGGTGGCCGAGGCCACGGGCCGCCCGTTCTGGTTTCAGCTCTACACCATGCGCGACACCGACTATACCAGCCGCCTGATCCAGCGGGCCAAGGCCGCCAACTGCTCGGCACTGGTGATCACGCTTGACCTGCAAATCCTGGGTCAGCGCCACAAGGACCTGAAGAACGGGTTGTCCGCCCCGCCGAAACTGACGCCCAGGACCATCGCCAACCTGATGACCAAATGGGCCTGGGGGATCGAGATGCTGGGCGCCAAACGGCGCAATTTCGGCAATATCGTGGGCCATGTGCACGGTGTATCCGACACCGCCAACCTGGGCGCCTGGACCGCTGAGCAATTCGACCCGACGCTTGACTGGGGCAAGGTCGCCAAACTGATGGAGCAGTGGGACGGCAAGGTGATCCTGAAAGGGATCCTGGATGCCGAAGACGCGAAAATGGCGGCCAAGCTGGGCGCCGATGCCATTGTCGTGTCCAACCATGGCGGCCGCCAGCTGGATGGCGCGCTCAGCTCGATCCGGGTTCTGCCCGAGATCATGGATGCGGTGGGCGGCGATATCGAGGTGCATCTGGACAGCGGCATCCGCTCGGGACAGGACGTGCTCAAGGCGCTGGCGCTGGGGGCCAAGGGCACCATGATCGGGCGCGCCTTTGTCTATGGGCTGGGCGCCATGGGGCAAAAGGGTGTGACCACCGCGCTTGAGGTGATCCGCAAGGAACTGGATACCACCATGGCGCTGTGCGGCGAACGGAACGTGGCCGACCTGGGTCGCCACAACCTGCTGGTGCCCGAGGATTTCGGCGGCCGCTGGGCCTGA
- a CDS encoding MaoC family dehydratase yields MTMYWEDFPAGFRYESDPWEMTGEEIMDFARKWDPQPFHIDPEAAKDGPFGGIIASGWHTLVTAFERWYASGLWAEASMGSPGMTDVKWMVPVRPGDRLRVVATVIDSTASRSRPDRGRITVLSEIYNQDGQKVAEYSGINILRRRP; encoded by the coding sequence ATGACGATGTATTGGGAGGATTTTCCCGCCGGGTTCCGTTATGAATCCGATCCCTGGGAAATGACTGGCGAAGAAATCATGGATTTCGCGCGCAAATGGGACCCGCAACCGTTCCACATCGACCCCGAGGCCGCCAAGGATGGCCCGTTCGGGGGGATCATTGCCAGTGGCTGGCACACGCTCGTCACCGCGTTCGAGCGTTGGTATGCCTCGGGCCTGTGGGCCGAGGCCTCGATGGGCTCGCCGGGGATGACGGATGTGAAATGGATGGTTCCGGTGCGCCCGGGCGACCGTTTGCGGGTGGTGGCGACTGTGATCGACAGCACCGCGTCGCGTTCGCGGCCCGATCGGGGCCGGATCACGGTGCTGAGCGAGATCTACAATCAGGACGGCCAGAAGGTCGCCGAATACTCGGGCATCAACATCCTTCGGCGTCGGCCCTGA
- the trpA gene encoding tryptophan synthase subunit alpha codes for MTRIDAKFAELKAQGKKAFVSYVMAGDPDFDTSLELVKGLPGAGVDIIELGLPFTDPMADGPTIQLAGQRALDGGMTLQRTLDLATEFRKTDNTTPIVMMGYYNPIYSRGVDRFLADAKAAGIDGLIVVDLPPEEDSELCLPAQAAGLNFIRLATPTTDDKRLPRVLQNTSGFVYYVSITGITGSAEAEATDVGPEVARIKAATDLPVIVGFGINTPEKSRAIASVADGAVVGSAIVGQIGAGKPVAEVLAFVKTLSDGAHSA; via the coding sequence ATGACCCGTATCGACGCCAAATTCGCCGAGTTGAAAGCCCAAGGCAAGAAAGCCTTTGTCTCTTATGTGATGGCGGGGGACCCGGATTTCGATACCTCGCTGGAGCTGGTCAAGGGCCTGCCCGGCGCTGGGGTGGATATCATCGAACTGGGTCTTCCCTTTACCGACCCGATGGCGGACGGGCCCACCATCCAGCTGGCCGGACAGCGCGCGCTGGATGGCGGCATGACCTTGCAGCGGACGCTGGATCTGGCGACCGAGTTCCGCAAGACGGACAACACCACCCCCATCGTGATGATGGGCTATTACAACCCGATCTACAGCCGCGGCGTCGACCGGTTCCTGGCCGATGCCAAGGCGGCCGGGATCGACGGGCTGATCGTGGTCGATCTGCCGCCCGAGGAAGACAGCGAGCTTTGCCTGCCCGCGCAGGCGGCCGGGCTGAACTTCATCCGGCTGGCGACACCGACAACCGACGACAAGCGCCTGCCGCGCGTGCTGCAGAACACTTCGGGCTTTGTCTATTACGTGTCAATCACCGGGATCACCGGGTCGGCCGAGGCCGAGGCAACGGATGTCGGCCCGGAAGTGGCCCGGATCAAGGCCGCGACCGACCTGCCGGTGATCGTGGGCTTCGGCATCAACACGCCCGAGAAATCGCGCGCCATTGCCAGCGTAGCCGACGGCGCGGTTGTCGGCTCGGCCATCGTCGGCCAGATCGGCGCGGGCAAGCCGGTGGCCGAGGTTCTGGCCTTTGTCAAAACGCTGTCGGACGGCGCCCACAGCGCCTGA
- a CDS encoding acyloxyacyl hydrolase, whose protein sequence is MKQFLLTAILALGLTGTAQAQSLILGVGYADFQHNGSRDQGVLSLEYQHTPFWERGRLSARLAGAATVHNNGDFHLGAGVAGEYALDRNWFIEASVLPGLYIEGEDSNTLGSRFEVRSLFGVGYRFDNGNALSLAITHKSNASISDFNPGVNSVLLRFHRSF, encoded by the coding sequence ATGAAACAGTTCCTCCTCACCGCGATCCTGGCCCTGGGGCTGACCGGAACAGCGCAGGCGCAATCCCTGATCCTGGGGGTGGGATACGCCGATTTTCAGCACAACGGCTCGCGCGATCAGGGGGTGTTGTCATTGGAATACCAGCATACCCCCTTCTGGGAGCGGGGCCGGCTCAGCGCGCGGCTGGCCGGGGCAGCCACGGTTCATAACAATGGCGATTTCCACCTGGGCGCAGGTGTGGCGGGCGAATACGCGTTGGACCGCAACTGGTTCATCGAGGCCAGCGTCCTGCCCGGTCTGTACATCGAAGGCGAAGACAGCAACACGCTCGGCAGCCGGTTCGAGGTGCGCAGCCTTTTTGGTGTCGGCTATCGCTTTGACAATGGCAACGCGCTGTCGCTGGCGATCACGCACAAATCGAATGCCTCGATTTCCGACTTCAACCCTGGCGTCAACTCGGTCCTGCTGCGGTTTCACCGCTCTTTCTGA